In the genome of Fischerella sp. PCC 9605, the window TCTATTCCTGGTGTGTATCGACCTCTGTTATACTGCGTCACTTTTCTAACGCTAATTAGGCGATTAGAATAGCTACGTAGCATCAGTTTCTGGAGAGAGCGTACCTTTTTCAGGTTGCCCTCAGTTTTTGCCCTAAAGATTCGCTGTCTCAAATTCCGAACAATCCGATTGGCTTTGCGCCAATTGACACAATTCCAATCAGTCTGTCCCTTGGTTCGGTTTACAGTTGCCTGCATCTAATTTACACCTCGGTTTGAAATCATTACAACGGATTTTGGTTGACTCACCTGCTTCCCGTCAGCACCCTTTCAGGTTGAGCAGTTGCTCTATCCACCGGGTTATGATTCGCCAGCGATCGCAAACAACAACTTTACTAACACAAGTGACACAACGCCAAGAACAAAGGTTTGACAGTTACTCTGAGGCGATTGCTCAACTGGTAGAACTAACAAATCGTAACACCCAAACACTCACCCAATATAATGAAGCGATCGCCAATATCATCACAGATATGAGCGTATACTTTTTTAACAGTGATAGCCATGACACAAGACCAATCAGACAGACTAGATCGAATTGAAAGACTGCTCGAAGGGCTTGCAGAACGACAACTTCGGACAGACGAGCAGATATCAGCTAACACAGTCGCTATCAATCGGCTTACAAGCCGGACAGACGCACTAACAACCAGCACAACTGAAGCAATGCAACTAATTGCTCGGCTCGAAACTCAAACAGAAAGGTTTGAAAATCAAATGGAAAGAGGATTTTCGCAAACTAGAGCCAATATCACACAATTAACACAATTAATCGCTGAGTCGCAGGCTCGATTTCAGCAGCAGCTACTAGAAACTCTTAATAACTTCTTAAGAAATCAAACTAATGGAAGGGGGAGGGAGGATGAGTAATTTGTTTCGATATCCCTCATGTCAGTACTATTCCCAAGATTGGTAAGCTGTTCCATATTTAAATTGCATTATCTGGGCGGACAGAATATCCATCCCACAAGAATTTGAAAAAATTTAAAGGCAGCAAATAAAATGTGCTTTAGCTTACGACTCGCTTTAACCACGAGCGGACAATACCGCCCATCGGCTCTATCCAATTGACTTCTAAGTTTTAATTACTTATTAGGAATTGATAAAACAGGTGTAAACACATAATCACACCTTTTACACCGAAAGCGCTGGTGCTTGTTACCATCGGCTAATACTTGAAAACCATTTTTTTGAAGCTCAGAGGATTTGCAGCTGGGGCATTTTAGAGTCGATGTGTTTGCCTGCACTTTGGTACGACGAGGCTGTTTTTGTTGTTTGGATGGACTCGGCTCAATTGCACCAGTTGTGGCATCAAAAGTGGTTTGAGTTTGCACGTTCAAGTACAAAGCGCTGGAATCATCAGGGCGAGCATGAAGGTATCTGCTGGTGGTTGCCACGGAGCTATGACCAAGGGTATTTTGCACCAAATGTAGTGGCGCACCACGGTTGAGGGAGTGACTTGCATGGGCGTGTCTGAGCCAATGGGGAGACACCTTTTTGGCAATACCCGCAGCTCGTGCGGCAGCAGCCACAATCCGATTGACCTGAGATTGGTCAAGGGTTTTACCATTTTTATCTTTTTCCCTGGACACAAACACTGGGTCTGACGAGAGAGCATTCTTGTTCAACTTACACAGCTTCTTCCAAACAGGCTCGGGCAGAAGCACTATCCTAGTTTTTCCGCCTTTGCCGAATACTGTCACCTGCCCTCCAGGCCTTCTTGCAGAGAAATCTTTCCAACGCAGGGCGCACAATTCCTGAACACGCAAGCCACCGGTGTAGAGCAGCAGCAAGATAGCCTGATTTCTGGGATTTTTTTCTGTCTCAATCATGGCAGCCACCTCTTCCTCAGATAGGATGCGTTCGTTGAGGGTATCCTTAATTTTTGGCTGCCTCAGACCCATACTTACATTAGTCGGCAACATACCAATTTTATGCCCGAAACTTAACAGCGACCTCATGGCAGCCATCTTTAACCTTTGCGTGTGGGGGGCGCAGCATTTGAAGGTATTTTGCCAGCCCTGAAGGTCAGCTAAAGTGACTGCATGGAGTGGTTTTTTTACCCAAGAGAGAAACTCACTTACGCAACGCCTATACCCCCGTTGCGTGTCGCTCGACAAACCGTGCAGCCACATTTCAATGAGGCTACTATCGGTATCAGAGGTTGTGAAATCAGGCGTTGGGTGTTGTGAGCGAACCTCCATGAGTGCAAACAGATCAAGCTTATCTTGCACTCAATTCTATCACCAACCCCCACTCTCAACAAAATATTTTTATACCCCCTCCAACCACCATAAAACAGCGATCGCTTTAACGGAGTCAGAAATAGGAAGTCGCAAGTCGCAAGTAAAAACAATTCTCAACTTCCGACTTGCGACTTTCGACTTCTGACTTATTTTTAAACAGTTATTGCTTTAAAAAACCTTTGATGATTGATTATGCCCGCTTGAGCAGTAGTCTACCAAATAGCTAGACAAAAAGCGGATTCACCCAACTGTTCTGTTGTTTTATACTGGACAAAGAGGAAGCTAGAACAAGGCATCTACTTCAAGAAAGTTCTAGCGCTTTTGTTAAAGCCAATTGCCAACATCAAACTTTTGACTTGTAACAAAGCAACAATTTCTAACACTAATTCCCTTTACTTGAAGTAACGGGGGAAGTTTTTGATGTTTTTTGTATTAAAAATAAACGCCCTCAACTTACAATAGATAAGGTTTTTGCTGATTTGAAAACAATTTTGTATAAGTCAGAGAAATTTCCGCAAAAAATATTCAGCAATATCTCTTTTAAAAAGAGACAAAAAATGCTACTCTGAACCTATCTCTGCAAACATAAAGCAGGTTAGCCTACAAGGAGGTGCAAGTAAAGGATTATTTAACTAGTTCGAATGGGGAGGCGAGCCGTTAGGCAACAGTGTTGGCGAAAATGTGGAAGTTGGAACCAACAAACTGTATAGAGCTACGGCATCTCGTCGACTCAGCCAAGGAAGGCAGTGCTCGCCTTAAAAAGACAACAAATAAATCGGCAACAGCAATAATGCTTTTGCCCGTTTTCTTCTGCCCTTGTACGCAATATTAACATACAAGGGCAGGTGAAGAATAGACTTTTTTTTCAAATTTGAGTCAAAAATTTGAAAAAAAATTCTGGCTCTACAATTTCTTCCCGACCCTGATTGTGGGAAAGGACTCAAATCACCACCTAATTAAGAAATCGGTCGGCTGCCCACACACAGACGCAAGGCTGACTCTCGCCAAGCACATGGTTTGCTCAAGCAACCAACCAAAAATAAAAAACACAAGATCAATTTAACAAAGTCTGTGAATTGAGGTAAAGCTAGCTGCCGCTGCAACCAAATGAGATGAAATGGCTAAAACCTTTGCTACGGCAAAGATTTCAGAAAAATCTCCATTCTGGCTCGGTTACTCGTCAACAGAGTTGACACTCACTGCGCCTTTGGCAGAAGGCTTTTTGTTGGATGGGAGCATTTAACTACCAAACGGGAGCGATCTGTATGGACTAGACCTCTTGCATTCATTAGCAATTGGCGCGAGTTGGGAAAGGGGGAAGGGGAAATACATCCTTTACCCTTTACCCTTTACCCGACAACTGCTGCGAAGTCCACTGAAGTCGTAGTAATTAAAAAGTTGCAGCGTTAGTATTGCCGGAAATTGTGGGTAGCCCCGATAAACAAACATCGGAGCTACCAAAATGGAATACACGAGCGAAAACAATAACGCACAACCGTTAATCCAAAAGCATTTATTGGAATGGGTAGTCGGTTCAGGCGTAGACCCAGCATTAACAGCATTAAATGTGCGATCGCTGGTTGGAAACGAAGTTTATGAATATTTACTATACGCGCTCCCGCAGACAGCCAGACGCAACGGTGGGCGACTACGGGACTCTTACTTAAAGCAGTACGAACAAGCGACTCTTGGGGGCTGGTGGGTAAGTGGACTCGACCCACTTAACAATTGGGAACCAATGATCTGGGGTCGCTTCAAACCCGATAATCCGCGTACTGACTGGGAAAAAGCCAAATCAATTAAATACGAGTCCCCACCCAAAACGGCAAACCGCGTCACCTATTTTAATGTCCCAGAACACTTATGGAAGAAAGTTGCCAAAAGGTACAACATCAAGCGCTATCTTTCTCCCCTGGCGCTACGTCTATTTGACAGATTGCACCCACGCTTATTCTGGGAGTGGGTGCAGTTACACCCAGAAATCCCTATCATACTTTGCGAAGGGGAAAAAAAAGCTGCCTGTTTGTTAAGTCTTGGATATGTAGCGATCGCACTTCCGGGTATTTGGAATGGACGAGTTGGTCAGAAGGATTTTGATGAACGCCTGCATCCTGACTTAATACCACTGGCACAACCAGGACGCCAGTTTATTGTTTTATTCGATTACGAAACCAAACCCAAAACCCGGTGGCAGGTATTTCAAGCGACTATCCGCACTGGCAAGGCAATTGAGGCAGTTGGTTGTAGCTGCGAAGTCGCACAATTGCCAGGGCCAGAAAAGGGGATTGACGATTGGGCTGTGGCACTTGGCAAGAAAGCTCCCTCAGCTGTGAGTACTTTAATTGATGATGCTTTCAGCTTAAAAGAATATCAACAATCATTTTTCCTCAATCAAAGCAGAGGATTACGCAAGTATAAGCCTGATGTTAAGGTCAACTCGAGCTTTCTCACCAAGGCCATAAACAAACTCCCAGCATCCGGCTTGGTATGCTTGCTTTCTGATATGGGCACTGGTAAAACCGAATTTTTAGCAAGCTGGCGAAAACAGCACCCGCAACTACGATTTTTGAACAACGGTCATCGCGTTAACTTGCTCAAGAACCTAAGTGAGCGGCTACAAACGCAGATGTATTCGTCAATTGCATGTGGGAAATTAAGTGAAGCTGATGCCCTCAGCATTACTGTTGATTCCCTCTACAAAATGGCTAGCGATTTGCAAGCTTACGATTGCATCTTCATTGATGAAGCTTGCCAATATGTAGCTCATCTGCTCAAATCAAAAACGTGTAAGGAACATCGCGCTTTAATTTTAGAGGTGCTGGAATCTCTAGTGTATCAGGCGAAACTGGTAGTGCTGGCAGATGCTCACCTCGATGATTTAACAATTGATTTTTTCCGGGCAATGCGCCCAGACGGCGAGAAACCCTACGTTGCTTTAAACGAGTGGAAATCCGGGGGGCGTGACGTTTACTGGTACGAAGGGAAAAACAGCAGCGCCCTGGTTGCACAGATTCACGCCTCGGTGATGGCAGGACAACGATGCTATGTCGCATCTGACAGTAAGCGGTTTATCAAAAAACTTGAGCTAACTTTACTAGATGCTCAAGTACTAGTAGATTCGGTTAAAGAGGGAATAGGGAACAGGGAACTCTTAACAGAGAACAGTGAGTGCCTCTTCGAGGCAGGGTTCCGGGTTCCTTGCTCCGAAGGAGCATTCCCTGTTGCCCGTTCCCCGTTAAGAGTTCCCTTCTTCGATGAAAGTTTGAAACAACCAGAAGATCGCAAACTTCGAGTTTGGGCTATACATTCAGAAAATTCTGGTAGTGAAGAAAATGTAGTCTTTATCAAAGAAATCAACACTGCCATTCAAAATATCGATGTACTCTTAACCACTCCTAGCTTGGGCACGGGAGTTGACATTAGTGCCCCTCATTTTGACGTAATTTTTGGTGTGTTTCATGCTGTATCCCAAGGCGCGACCGAATGTGCCCAACAGTTGTGGCGTGTTCGTTGCGGGGCGAATCGAAGAGATAGAGTCAGGCGGGGGGACTCCTGCGACTTGCGAGGCGAAAGGAAGGAAGAGGCAGGCTTTAAGGGCTTATCGCATAGCACAATTGGCTCTTCGCAAGGTATATCTAAGCCTGCCTCTTCCCCTAGCCAAGATGCGATGCCCAATCATCAACTCGACAATACAACGAAGCCTGACTCTATCTCCCAAGCCAATATGCGTGATGATATCCCCATGCACGTTTGGGTAGCACCTCGTCCTCCCTTTGGTTATGCCGAAACCAACCCCAGACGCATATATGAGAAAATCCTCCAGAAAAATGAAATGACCGCTTTCTTAATCCGCATCGACAAAGAGACTGGTAAGCGGGGGGCTGAAAAAGATTGGGCGCTTGAAGCCAGCTGTCAGATTGAAGCCCAAAGAAATTGGTCAATTAATAATCTTAGGACTGACTTGCGATCGCTACTTGAACATATGGGCAATACAATTATTCCTATGGGTGATGGATTTTCTCAAGTAGCCAATGGATGGATGCAAGCCGCAGGCGAAGCAATCACTGCCTCCCATTGTAAAGCCGTTGCCAATGCCAAAGATATTGACCGCTTGATTTACGAAATAAGGCAACGCCAAGACTACCTCAAACCAGAAGAAAATTACGAGTGCGAAAAGTTCAGAATTAGAGATGCTTACGGGATGGAAGTCACACCCGAACTAGTAGAGAGAGATGATGGGGGGCGGTTAATCCGTAAGCTGATTGCCCTTGAGGGCATTATAGCCTCGCCAGGAGAAGCGATCGCAGACTCGCAGGGGCGATTATTCCCAACTCCACCACCAATGGTTGCACAACGCGATCTTAGAGAGCGCGAGCAATTAAAAATTTGTAGCGATTGGGGCAATCACTCTACCAGTTGGCTGATGCGTCACCGTCTCGGGCTAAGAGAAATACTCGTTCCCATGATGCAGGGTGAAAAAGTAACTGCTGACGACAAAAGGATAGTTGCCCTCAAACAGCAATCTGAGCAATTTGCACCACACGTCAAAGCGATCCTTAATCTTACTATCCCGTCCGAGCAACCAGCGATGTGGATTTACGGAAAGTTCTTAGAGCAACTGGGACTATCTACTGATTGGGATAGAGTCGGGGGTCGCGGTCAACAAGTTAAGCGTTTTTTCCTAGATCCAGATGATTTGGCTTTTGCCCAACAAGTACTAGCTCACCGCCAAAAACAGAGAGAAGAAAAAGAGAAAAAGCGCCAACAACAAAGGGAGGCGGATGCAGCTTATGCGGCGAGAATGCAAGCCATGTACGGCACTGAAGAGAGCAGAGGGTGCAGGGGGTGCAGGGGGAGAGGTGCAGCTTCTGGAGAAAGAGTGTTTTTCAACAACGCTCTTTCCTCCCCTGCCTCCCCAGCTTCCCCAGCTTCCCCAGCTTCCCCTGCCTTCCCTGCTTCCCCTGCCTCCCCTGCCCAAGAACTCCCCGTAGTCACATCCCCCCCTAATATAGGTGGAGAACATTTTAGGGGGGATGTGACTACCAACTCCCAATCATACGAAACACCTCATAACCCTTGGTTTGAGAAGGTTAAAGGCTTTGCAAGCTTGGTAGTTGAGGGACTGCAATACGGTGTTGAAACGGTACTAGAACTACTCAGTGGACTAACTCTTGACGAACGCTGGGGGGTGATATTTGAGTTTAAGGAGATCCACCCTGACGAATTTGGTCAGTTTGTATCAAATGTACCAAATTGGGTGGAATACTTAGAGCTTTAAATGTTGCTCTTATAGGTTGGGGCTGCAACAGAATCAACAACTGCTCTCCCTGAAGCGAGTGAAGCAGTTAACTTGTCATGCTTACTTTGAAAAGCTGCCGATGCCTTTTTTTTGTAACCAAGCCCTTTTGGACTAAAAACTCTTAACTGTTAACTCTTAACTCAACAGAAGATTTAGAACCATTCAGTTTCTTCTTTGGCGGTTAATTGTCGGCAGATTTGTATCCATTGGTTTGATGAGCAGCAATAGTAAATATAAGAATCTTCTTAGCTACTTGCATACAAGCACTGCAACCAGAACTGATGATATTTAGGATTATTTTCTCCTGATTCTAAAGCTAGATTCAGAATTTCAGGCAGCGTCAAATGGGAGCGAATAATTTGATTTTGTTCAGAGAAATATTCAACTTCTGCTTTATTAAGAATAGGACAAATAGCTTGTGTCTTATATGGTATGGACAGCATTATCCATAGTGGTGAGTGTGGGTATGGAGACAGACAGCGAAAATCTTCATTCTGCCCAATCAGCCCCTGGCGAAGTTTCTTCCGAACCAAAGAAATATTCGCCATCGGTTAAACAAATTGTGCGAACTTTTTCTCGTTCAGATGCATCCAAAAAGCCAAGCTCTATCGCTCGGTTTAAAGCTTGTTCAATACTCCAAGGCTTAAAATTACCTGCCCCTTCCCAATGTTGATGATATCTGCTATCAGGCTGGTTCCATCCTTTATCCCAATACCCAAATTCCCAAACAGTCATCATCGGGTCAAATTTAAAGGCATGATTATTCATAACAAATTTCCTG includes:
- a CDS encoding reverse transcriptase N-terminal domain-containing protein — its product is MQATVNRTKGQTDWNCVNWRKANRIVRNLRQRIFRAKTEGNLKKVRSLQKLMLRSYSNRLISVRKVTQYNRGRYTPGIDKVVVKTATARGQLVDKLTDYSPWKSSPARRIYIQKANGKK
- a CDS encoding tyrosine-type recombinase/integrase; translated protein: MQDKLDLFALMEVRSQHPTPDFTTSDTDSSLIEMWLHGLSSDTQRGYRRCVSEFLSWVKKPLHAVTLADLQGWQNTFKCCAPHTQRLKMAAMRSLLSFGHKIGMLPTNVSMGLRQPKIKDTLNERILSEEEVAAMIETEKNPRNQAILLLLYTGGLRVQELCALRWKDFSARRPGGQVTVFGKGGKTRIVLLPEPVWKKLCKLNKNALSSDPVFVSREKDKNGKTLDQSQVNRIVAAAARAAGIAKKVSPHWLRHAHASHSLNRGAPLHLVQNTLGHSSVATTSRYLHARPDDSSALYLNVQTQTTFDATTGAIEPSPSKQQKQPRRTKVQANTSTLKCPSCKSSELQKNGFQVLADGNKHQRFRCKRCDYVFTPVLSIPNK
- a CDS encoding DUF3854 domain-containing protein, whose protein sequence is MEYTSENNNAQPLIQKHLLEWVVGSGVDPALTALNVRSLVGNEVYEYLLYALPQTARRNGGRLRDSYLKQYEQATLGGWWVSGLDPLNNWEPMIWGRFKPDNPRTDWEKAKSIKYESPPKTANRVTYFNVPEHLWKKVAKRYNIKRYLSPLALRLFDRLHPRLFWEWVQLHPEIPIILCEGEKKAACLLSLGYVAIALPGIWNGRVGQKDFDERLHPDLIPLAQPGRQFIVLFDYETKPKTRWQVFQATIRTGKAIEAVGCSCEVAQLPGPEKGIDDWAVALGKKAPSAVSTLIDDAFSLKEYQQSFFLNQSRGLRKYKPDVKVNSSFLTKAINKLPASGLVCLLSDMGTGKTEFLASWRKQHPQLRFLNNGHRVNLLKNLSERLQTQMYSSIACGKLSEADALSITVDSLYKMASDLQAYDCIFIDEACQYVAHLLKSKTCKEHRALILEVLESLVYQAKLVVLADAHLDDLTIDFFRAMRPDGEKPYVALNEWKSGGRDVYWYEGKNSSALVAQIHASVMAGQRCYVASDSKRFIKKLELTLLDAQVLVDSVKEGIGNRELLTENSECLFEAGFRVPCSEGAFPVARSPLRVPFFDESLKQPEDRKLRVWAIHSENSGSEENVVFIKEINTAIQNIDVLLTTPSLGTGVDISAPHFDVIFGVFHAVSQGATECAQQLWRVRCGANRRDRVRRGDSCDLRGERKEEAGFKGLSHSTIGSSQGISKPASSPSQDAMPNHQLDNTTKPDSISQANMRDDIPMHVWVAPRPPFGYAETNPRRIYEKILQKNEMTAFLIRIDKETGKRGAEKDWALEASCQIEAQRNWSINNLRTDLRSLLEHMGNTIIPMGDGFSQVANGWMQAAGEAITASHCKAVANAKDIDRLIYEIRQRQDYLKPEENYECEKFRIRDAYGMEVTPELVERDDGGRLIRKLIALEGIIASPGEAIADSQGRLFPTPPPMVAQRDLREREQLKICSDWGNHSTSWLMRHRLGLREILVPMMQGEKVTADDKRIVALKQQSEQFAPHVKAILNLTIPSEQPAMWIYGKFLEQLGLSTDWDRVGGRGQQVKRFFLDPDDLAFAQQVLAHRQKQREEKEKKRQQQREADAAYAARMQAMYGTEESRGCRGCRGRGAASGERVFFNNALSSPASPASPASPASPAFPASPASPAQELPVVTSPPNIGGEHFRGDVTTNSQSYETPHNPWFEKVKGFASLVVEGLQYGVETVLELLSGLTLDERWGVIFEFKEIHPDEFGQFVSNVPNWVEYLEL